A single region of the Halopiger xanaduensis SH-6 genome encodes:
- the mobA gene encoding molybdenum cofactor guanylyltransferase, which yields MSPRSRAHSNSDADVDPEGDLAGLVIAGGYSTRFGDEDKAVADLAGTPMIRRVVDRLAAVTDAVVVNCREDQRDAITAALEGCAPAIEFALDPVEDRGPVAGIGTGLEAVGETYGREFAAVVACDMPFVDPDLLELLLERAHDGAADGAVVQLEDGWYQTTQAVYRTDPMARACAETLESDDRRIVAALERVDYVTVDERVLEEAGIDDATFESVDTKEALEAAAERLE from the coding sequence GTGTCACCTCGCTCCCGCGCGCATTCGAATTCGGACGCCGACGTGGATCCGGAGGGGGATCTGGCGGGACTCGTCATCGCCGGCGGCTACTCGACGCGCTTCGGCGACGAGGACAAGGCGGTCGCGGACCTCGCGGGAACGCCGATGATCCGCCGCGTCGTCGACCGACTCGCCGCCGTCACCGACGCGGTCGTCGTCAACTGCCGCGAGGACCAGCGCGACGCCATCACGGCCGCCCTCGAGGGCTGCGCCCCGGCGATCGAGTTCGCGCTCGATCCCGTCGAGGATCGAGGACCGGTCGCCGGCATCGGGACCGGCCTCGAGGCGGTCGGCGAGACCTACGGCCGGGAGTTCGCGGCCGTCGTGGCCTGCGACATGCCGTTCGTCGATCCCGACTTGCTCGAGTTGCTCCTCGAGCGCGCTCACGACGGGGCCGCCGACGGGGCCGTCGTCCAACTCGAGGACGGCTGGTACCAGACGACCCAGGCGGTCTACCGGACCGATCCGATGGCGCGAGCGTGCGCAGAAACGCTCGAGTCCGACGACAGGCGGATCGTCGCCGCGCTCGAGCGTGTCGACTACGTCACCGTCGACGAGCGCGTCCTCGAGGAAGCCGGCATCGACGACGCGACGTTCGAGAGCGTCGATACGAAGGAGGCTCTCGAGGCGGCCGCAGAGCGACTCGAGTAG
- a CDS encoding beta-ribofuranosylaminobenzene 5'-phosphate synthase family protein, translating to MPTISMPNPTADASSDPAPETVTVSAGARLHVGFQNLSLARERLYGGIGVGLEEPRVTVTADPTETVASDDPLGREYAARAVEILDVPGVDLAVEERLPRHVGLGSGTQLALAVLAATARAYGLEPRAREHAPAMGRGGRSGVGVATFEAGGFVVDAGHPTNRFTTEPPAEGDWTVPPVVARHDLPADWSFLVVVPDAEPGRCGESEDRSMRAVVERADPAVADEIAGVVTRKLLPAAAEGRLEAFGEAIAEIGRKNGAWYADAQGGVFRPPAGELVEALEDCPVLSGIGQSSWGPVVYGVTDSRHAEEAAAAAEDALEMRGLEGEVLLPRAATDGATVRTRGE from the coding sequence ATGCCGACGATATCGATGCCGAATCCGACCGCCGACGCCTCGTCCGATCCCGCGCCCGAGACTGTGACCGTCAGCGCGGGCGCTCGGCTCCACGTCGGCTTCCAGAACCTCTCGCTGGCTCGGGAGCGCCTCTACGGCGGGATCGGCGTCGGCCTCGAGGAACCCCGCGTCACCGTCACCGCCGACCCCACCGAGACCGTCGCGAGCGACGATCCGCTCGGACGGGAGTACGCCGCCCGCGCCGTCGAGATTCTCGACGTGCCCGGCGTCGACCTCGCGGTCGAGGAGCGCCTCCCGCGCCACGTCGGCCTCGGCAGCGGCACGCAACTCGCGCTGGCGGTGCTCGCGGCGACGGCGCGGGCCTACGGCCTCGAGCCCCGCGCTCGAGAACACGCGCCGGCGATGGGACGGGGCGGCCGCAGCGGCGTCGGCGTCGCGACCTTCGAGGCCGGCGGCTTCGTCGTCGACGCCGGCCACCCGACGAACCGATTCACCACCGAGCCGCCCGCCGAGGGCGACTGGACGGTGCCGCCGGTGGTCGCCCGCCACGACCTGCCCGCGGACTGGAGCTTCCTCGTCGTCGTCCCAGACGCCGAACCCGGCCGCTGCGGCGAGTCGGAGGACCGGAGCATGCGCGCGGTCGTCGAGCGCGCCGACCCGGCCGTCGCCGACGAAATCGCCGGCGTCGTCACCCGCAAGTTGCTGCCCGCGGCCGCCGAGGGTCGCCTCGAGGCCTTCGGCGAGGCGATCGCCGAAATCGGCCGCAAGAACGGCGCGTGGTACGCCGATGCGCAGGGCGGGGTCTTCCGCCCGCCGGCCGGCGAACTCGTCGAGGCGCTCGAGGACTGTCCCGTCCTCTCGGGGATCGGCCAGTCGTCGTGGGGACCGGTCGTCTACGGCGTGACCGACAGCCGGCACGCCGAGGAGGCCGCCGCGGCCGCCGAAGACGCGCTCGAGATGCGAGGGCTCGAGGGGGAGGTACTGCTGCCCCGCGCCGCGACGGACGGAGCGACGGTTCGGACGCGCGGCGAGTAA
- a CDS encoding RAD55 family ATPase: MERMPLGVARLDRMIGGGAPAGSVVLLAGESGAGAREFAYTSAVMNGLAEQGADRFDLHYGDLENGATLPGGIHYISFTDERTAVASEMSFVMETDLVETGMDAVEFVELAEEYFQLTPVPTEWYAERTADITQLGSQTEREDVLEAFAGYLSEHATGDLVIVDSVTDLIAAADDRLGWSDLTVLLKGLARASHRWGGVILLLVNSELLEPTQLGRLKEATDGTLLFEWESGGSERARTMVVEQFRGVLSRLEDENIVRFETEIGDAGFDISNVRKIR, encoded by the coding sequence ATGGAACGGATGCCGCTGGGCGTCGCGCGCCTCGACCGGATGATCGGCGGCGGCGCGCCGGCCGGCAGCGTCGTACTACTCGCCGGCGAATCCGGCGCCGGCGCGCGGGAGTTCGCCTACACCAGCGCCGTCATGAACGGCCTCGCCGAGCAGGGGGCCGACCGGTTCGACCTCCACTACGGCGACCTCGAGAACGGCGCGACGCTGCCCGGCGGCATCCACTACATTTCGTTTACGGACGAGCGGACCGCGGTCGCCAGCGAGATGTCGTTCGTCATGGAGACCGACCTCGTCGAGACGGGAATGGACGCCGTCGAGTTCGTCGAACTCGCCGAGGAGTACTTCCAGTTGACGCCGGTGCCGACGGAGTGGTACGCCGAGCGGACGGCCGACATCACGCAACTGGGATCGCAGACCGAGCGCGAGGACGTCCTCGAGGCCTTCGCCGGCTACCTCTCCGAGCACGCCACGGGGGACCTCGTGATCGTCGACTCCGTGACGGACCTGATCGCGGCGGCCGACGATCGGCTCGGCTGGTCCGATCTGACCGTCCTTCTGAAGGGACTCGCTCGTGCGTCTCATCGGTGGGGCGGCGTCATCCTCCTGCTGGTCAACTCCGAACTCCTCGAGCCGACCCAGCTGGGCCGGCTCAAGGAGGCGACCGACGGTACCCTACTGTTCGAGTGGGAGAGCGGCGGCTCCGAGCGCGCCCGGACGATGGTCGTCGAGCAGTTCCGGGGCGTCCTCTCGCGGCTCGAGGACGAGAACATCGTCCGGTTCGAGACCGAGATCGGCGACGCGGGCTTCGACATCAGCAACGTTCGGAAGATCCGCTGA
- a CDS encoding transcription factor S, with translation MQFCDDCGSMMKADGDRMVCTSCGAETERDREQEDAFVTTESQTDDDVIESSEDANFEGKPKATDVVCDECGTQEAWYTLKQTASADEPPTRFFKCTECGHRWRGYN, from the coding sequence ATGCAGTTTTGCGACGACTGCGGTTCGATGATGAAAGCCGACGGCGACCGCATGGTCTGTACGAGCTGCGGCGCCGAGACGGAACGGGACCGCGAGCAGGAGGACGCCTTCGTCACGACCGAGTCCCAGACGGACGACGACGTGATCGAGTCGAGCGAGGACGCGAACTTCGAGGGGAAGCCGAAGGCGACGGACGTCGTCTGCGACGAGTGCGGGACCCAAGAAGCCTGGTACACGCTCAAACAGACCGCGTCGGCCGACGAGCCGCCGACGCGCTTTTTCAAGTGCACCGAGTGCGGCCACCGCTGGCGCGGCTACAACTGA
- a CDS encoding cupredoxin domain-containing protein, translating to MDRRQVLKAAGVTSTVSLAAGLGAASDEERGQGRGNGRAGDDRGRGQEQRACPQPNCIHPVLGYSGLTADEQLPQPLQPDHAVDLETRPPSGDRPLPEFVFEPTGLHVEPGDVVRFDLVAPDHTVTAYHPSLGRQRRVPEGVPAFSSPVLGQGTFWLYRFDQPGVYDVLCAPHEIFGMVGRIVVGDPPAEPNFGPAGAIEVDGEEVELRPPELTAELVYADPALKPATIAEQGQVSWDALQPESKRVLVEFPEPPAEGE from the coding sequence ATGGACCGACGACAGGTTCTGAAAGCGGCCGGCGTAACGTCGACAGTGTCACTCGCGGCTGGGCTCGGTGCGGCGAGCGACGAGGAACGCGGTCAGGGACGCGGCAACGGCCGTGCGGGCGACGATCGAGGACGGGGGCAGGAGCAGCGAGCGTGTCCGCAACCGAACTGTATCCATCCGGTGCTGGGCTACTCGGGGCTGACCGCCGACGAGCAGTTACCGCAACCGCTCCAGCCCGATCACGCGGTCGACCTCGAGACCAGGCCGCCCTCGGGGGATCGGCCGCTCCCGGAGTTCGTCTTCGAACCGACCGGACTTCACGTCGAACCGGGCGACGTCGTGCGGTTCGATCTGGTAGCGCCCGATCACACCGTCACCGCGTACCATCCCTCTCTCGGTCGCCAGCGCCGCGTTCCGGAGGGCGTTCCGGCGTTTTCGTCGCCGGTGCTCGGGCAGGGAACGTTCTGGCTCTATCGATTCGACCAGCCCGGCGTCTACGACGTGCTGTGTGCGCCCCACGAGATCTTCGGGATGGTCGGGCGGATCGTCGTCGGCGACCCGCCCGCGGAGCCGAACTTCGGCCCGGCGGGTGCGATCGAGGTAGACGGCGAGGAGGTAGAACTCCGTCCGCCCGAACTCACCGCGGAACTGGTGTACGCCGATCCCGCGCTCAAGCCGGCGACGATCGCCGAGCAGGGTCAAGTTAGCTGGGACGCGCTCCAGCCCGAGAGCAAGCGGGTACTCGTGGAGTTTCCGGAGCCGCCGGCCGAGGGCGAGTGA
- a CDS encoding DUF5518 domain-containing protein: MPSDTAGTPPTIETYPDKDDSSPGWNTSVNALVGGVVGIVLSFIPGSAFVGGALAGYLEGGDGGDGLRVGALAGLVMLVPMVLFWLFAMTMVLGAGMPGMPGTMGGFVFAVLAFLVLFTLGLSVVGAVVGGVLADEL, translated from the coding sequence ATGCCCTCCGACACCGCGGGAACGCCCCCAACGATCGAGACGTACCCCGACAAAGACGACTCGAGTCCCGGCTGGAACACGTCGGTCAACGCGCTCGTCGGCGGCGTCGTCGGCATCGTGCTCTCGTTTATCCCCGGATCCGCGTTCGTCGGCGGCGCGCTCGCCGGCTACCTCGAGGGCGGCGACGGCGGGGACGGGCTGCGAGTCGGCGCGCTCGCCGGGCTCGTCATGCTCGTGCCGATGGTGCTGTTCTGGCTGTTCGCGATGACGATGGTCCTCGGCGCCGGCATGCCCGGTATGCCCGGCACGATGGGCGGGTTCGTCTTCGCCGTTCTGGCGTTCCTCGTCCTGTTCACGCTCGGGCTCAGCGTCGTCGGTGCGGTCGTCGGCGGCGTCCTCGCCGACGAACTGTAA
- a CDS encoding DNA polymerase Y family protein, with amino-acid sequence MSDGPRLPGIEREDEEDRIVLHVDADCFYASCERLRDPELRGEPVVVGMGYEPGETVGAVATASYEAREFGVESAQAISTALERLPRRAALDPDVEDHDPDLTREETGFYRSVDMDFYESVASEVREILHDCADVVREVSIDEAYLDVTERTAWEVADGFARHVKDRIRREVGVTVSVGAAPTMSAAKIASDFDKPDGLTVVKPGEVREFLAPLEVDLLHGVGPVTARELREMGLETAGEVAAADPEPLVERFGERGRELYERARGEDDRRVEPKGDPKSFSRESAFAEPVSEPEPKYEQIETLAAAVADRAQREGALYRTVGVKAVTPPYDVNTRERSLPGPVDDPELVDRIANELFAEFEDEPVRKVGVRVANLEFSAADQASLDGWDGVGSDDGNVNPSGSVTNADSETEPALESDSTADEAGTDDAPADGAPDASADALEERADGQASLTDFS; translated from the coding sequence ATGTCAGACGGCCCGCGGCTGCCGGGCATCGAACGCGAGGACGAGGAGGACCGCATCGTCCTCCACGTCGACGCCGACTGCTTCTACGCCTCCTGCGAGCGACTGCGCGACCCCGAACTCCGGGGTGAGCCGGTCGTCGTCGGCATGGGCTACGAACCCGGCGAGACCGTCGGCGCCGTCGCCACCGCCAGCTACGAGGCCCGCGAGTTCGGCGTCGAGAGCGCCCAGGCGATCTCGACGGCCCTCGAGCGCCTGCCCCGCCGCGCGGCCCTCGATCCGGACGTCGAGGACCACGATCCGGACCTGACCCGCGAGGAGACCGGCTTCTACCGGTCCGTGGATATGGACTTCTACGAGTCGGTCGCGAGCGAGGTCCGCGAGATCCTCCACGACTGCGCCGACGTCGTCCGCGAGGTGAGCATCGACGAAGCCTACCTCGACGTCACCGAGCGCACCGCCTGGGAGGTCGCCGACGGGTTCGCCCGCCACGTGAAGGACCGCATCCGCAGGGAGGTCGGCGTCACCGTCAGCGTCGGCGCCGCGCCGACGATGAGCGCGGCCAAGATCGCCAGCGACTTCGACAAACCGGACGGGCTCACGGTCGTCAAACCCGGCGAGGTCCGCGAGTTCCTCGCGCCCCTCGAGGTCGACCTGCTTCACGGCGTCGGCCCCGTGACGGCCCGCGAGTTGCGGGAAATGGGCCTCGAGACCGCCGGCGAAGTGGCCGCGGCTGATCCGGAACCCCTCGTGGAGCGGTTCGGCGAGCGCGGCCGGGAACTCTACGAGCGCGCCCGCGGCGAAGACGACCGCCGCGTCGAGCCGAAGGGCGATCCCAAGAGTTTCTCCCGCGAATCCGCGTTCGCGGAGCCGGTGTCCGAACCCGAGCCGAAGTACGAGCAGATCGAGACGCTCGCGGCCGCGGTCGCCGACCGCGCGCAGCGTGAAGGGGCGCTCTACCGGACCGTCGGCGTCAAGGCCGTCACGCCGCCGTACGACGTGAACACGCGCGAGCGCTCGCTGCCCGGCCCGGTCGACGATCCCGAACTCGTCGATCGGATCGCCAACGAACTCTTTGCGGAGTTCGAAGACGAGCCCGTTCGCAAGGTCGGCGTTCGGGTCGCGAACCTCGAGTTCTCGGCGGCCGATCAGGCGAGTCTCGACGGGTGGGACGGTGTCGGGAGCGACGACGGAAATGTAAATCCGAGCGGAAGCGTGACCAATGCCGACTCCGAAACCGAACCGGCCCTCGAGTCGGATTCGACCGCAGACGAAGCGGGGACCGACGATGCGCCCGCAGACGGCGCCCCCGATGCGTCGGCGGACGCGCTCGAGGAGCGGGCGGACGGCCAGGCGTCGTTGACGGATTTCTCCTGA
- a CDS encoding uracil-DNA glycosylase family protein, with protein sequence MQNVTDRTSNPFGLRPPFDRTPPDERTAVFGYGDANADFHLIGDHPGVHGGKRTGVPFTETDAGLAVQDVFRETGFVSGSQDEPDLENLFCSYVHMCCLPNGHQPTARDYDDLERFFDAELRAINAHILLPVGAQATDHVLQQYTTQRRHLELDMSDLHARQIRGRGFMVVPIRNPPDWDEGDRETIVETLEEILASDYRQTKGVATLVG encoded by the coding sequence GTGCAAAACGTCACCGATAGAACGAGCAACCCGTTCGGACTCCGACCGCCGTTCGACCGGACGCCGCCCGACGAGCGGACGGCCGTCTTCGGCTACGGTGACGCCAACGCCGACTTCCACCTCATCGGCGACCACCCCGGCGTCCACGGCGGGAAGCGAACCGGGGTTCCCTTCACCGAAACCGACGCCGGACTCGCCGTACAGGATGTCTTCCGCGAGACCGGCTTCGTGTCCGGCTCGCAGGACGAGCCCGACCTCGAGAACCTCTTTTGCAGCTACGTCCACATGTGCTGTCTCCCGAACGGCCACCAGCCGACCGCGCGGGACTACGACGACCTAGAGCGGTTCTTCGACGCCGAACTGCGGGCGATCAACGCCCACATCCTCCTGCCCGTCGGTGCGCAGGCGACCGACCACGTCCTGCAGCAGTACACGACCCAGCGGCGTCACCTCGAGCTCGACATGAGCGACTTACACGCCCGTCAGATCCGCGGGCGGGGATTCATGGTCGTCCCCATCCGCAACCCGCCTGACTGGGACGAGGGCGACCGCGAGACGATCGTCGAGACGCTCGAGGAGATTCTGGCGAGCGATTACCGCCAGACGAAGGGCGTAGCGACGCTGGTGGGCTGA
- a CDS encoding helix-turn-helix domain-containing protein, whose product MERKAAKIGTNGDGNRIETGALPDPFDRARESEPEPQMSVIATVSIPASEFPLGSVLDADRDATVSVETTVPADEGSLPYLWVPADVADSVVDELDDNGNVTDAAVVDELEDSALVRVEWDDRLDGVLEAIRSSDAIVTSAAGTASQWTFRLRFPSYEDLSEFYTACVEDDVSIELAQLHEAVGSDQRRRFGLTNAQRDLVVAAYEAGYFDVPRKTTLVELGERLGISDSAVSQRLRRGLAELISATLVMEPQSKSRSRSRSSGGGPDRFGTGTGAGSGAGPGSGTGPEEPPEP is encoded by the coding sequence TTGGAACGTAAAGCGGCGAAAATCGGAACGAACGGCGACGGGAACCGGATCGAAACTGGAGCGCTCCCCGATCCGTTCGACCGCGCTCGAGAGTCGGAGCCGGAGCCACAGATGAGCGTCATCGCGACGGTCTCGATTCCCGCGAGCGAGTTCCCGCTCGGCTCGGTCCTCGATGCGGACCGCGACGCGACCGTTTCCGTCGAGACGACGGTGCCGGCCGACGAGGGAAGCCTCCCGTACCTCTGGGTGCCGGCCGACGTCGCCGACTCGGTCGTCGACGAACTCGACGACAACGGGAACGTCACCGACGCCGCCGTCGTCGACGAACTCGAGGACAGCGCCCTCGTCAGGGTCGAGTGGGACGATCGGCTCGACGGCGTCCTCGAGGCGATCCGGAGCAGCGACGCGATCGTGACGAGCGCCGCGGGTACCGCATCCCAGTGGACCTTTCGCCTTCGCTTTCCGTCCTACGAGGATCTCTCGGAGTTCTACACGGCCTGTGTCGAGGACGACGTCTCGATCGAACTCGCCCAGCTTCACGAGGCGGTCGGGTCGGATCAGCGCCGGCGGTTCGGCCTGACGAACGCCCAGCGGGACCTGGTCGTCGCCGCCTACGAGGCGGGCTACTTCGACGTCCCCCGAAAGACGACGCTCGTCGAACTCGGAGAGCGACTCGGGATCTCCGACTCGGCGGTCTCCCAGCGGCTGCGGCGCGGTCTCGCCGAACTGATCAGTGCGACGCTCGTTATGGAGCCTCAGTCCAAGTCTCGCTCCCGTTCTCGCTCGAGCGGCGGCGGACCCGACCGCTTCGGAACGGGAACGGGCGCGGGATCCGGTGCGGGACCAGGTTCCGGCACCGGCCCCGAAGAGCCGCCCGAACCCTAA
- a CDS encoding metal-dependent hydrolase: protein MYQVGHYGAALLLYAPLGAAVSLAGYEPAALLGGLVCVGLSTLPDCDHRLPLIEHRGPTHTLLFAGLVGAALAGTVTVLADASASLLTPVGGVDDAHVVGFAFVVGALSIVSHLLADALTPMGIRPFWPVSRRHYTLRVTRAANTIANYVLFVVGVGAVAVAVAAVRLFG from the coding sequence ATGTATCAGGTTGGACACTACGGTGCGGCGCTGTTGCTGTACGCGCCGCTCGGTGCGGCCGTCTCGCTGGCGGGGTACGAACCGGCCGCTCTCCTCGGCGGTCTCGTCTGCGTCGGCCTCTCGACGCTGCCGGACTGCGATCACCGACTGCCGCTGATCGAGCATCGGGGGCCGACCCACACCCTGCTGTTCGCGGGGCTGGTCGGCGCGGCGCTGGCCGGGACCGTGACAGTCCTCGCCGACGCCTCGGCCTCGCTACTGACCCCCGTCGGCGGGGTCGACGACGCGCACGTCGTCGGCTTCGCGTTCGTCGTCGGCGCGCTCTCGATCGTCTCACATCTCCTCGCGGACGCCCTGACGCCGATGGGGATTCGGCCGTTCTGGCCGGTCTCGAGGCGCCACTACACGCTCAGGGTGACGCGTGCGGCGAACACGATCGCGAACTACGTGCTGTTCGTGGTCGGGGTCGGCGCCGTCGCGGTCGCCGTCGCAGCCGTGAGGCTGTTCGGCTGA
- a CDS encoding COX15/CtaA family protein gives MSSTSHASRPTFRSLIDRFGFRHLLATTLVLVSATILLGIAAKATGSGLACNANWPRCDGGPFNLFPASLPSFYEWIHRFVAMFAGFAIIGSAIAAWRLPSVDRRVTALIVLGTLLTPVQVALGRETVTQYTLDILSLHFWTAILIFSMFAVATVLVWESSLTAGAVTGALGFGLVAVPLHVALSPTDLGLVTDYSPTVQLLQYAATLALLAAIIVATMGSRRRFDDRLLRWLLSGSAVLVLAVAYLGRRTVMTYSPALDGLYVALAAVLAVAFGAGIYRSRTAATRSP, from the coding sequence GTGTCGTCCACCAGTCACGCTTCCCGTCCGACATTTCGCTCGCTGATCGACCGGTTCGGCTTCCGGCACCTGCTCGCGACGACGCTCGTCCTCGTCTCCGCGACGATCCTGCTCGGGATCGCCGCGAAGGCGACCGGATCGGGGCTGGCCTGCAATGCGAACTGGCCTCGGTGCGACGGCGGCCCCTTCAACCTCTTCCCGGCGTCGCTGCCGAGCTTCTACGAGTGGATCCACCGCTTCGTCGCCATGTTCGCCGGCTTCGCGATCATCGGCTCGGCGATCGCCGCCTGGCGGCTCCCGAGCGTCGACCGGCGCGTCACCGCGCTGATCGTCCTCGGGACGCTCCTGACGCCGGTCCAGGTCGCCCTCGGCCGCGAGACGGTCACCCAGTACACGCTCGATATCCTCTCGCTGCACTTCTGGACGGCCATCCTCATCTTCTCGATGTTCGCCGTCGCGACCGTCCTCGTTTGGGAGTCGTCGCTGACCGCCGGGGCCGTCACCGGCGCGCTCGGGTTCGGCCTCGTCGCGGTGCCGCTACACGTCGCGCTCAGCCCGACCGACCTGGGGCTGGTGACCGACTACTCGCCGACGGTCCAGTTGCTCCAGTACGCCGCGACGCTCGCCCTGCTGGCCGCGATCATCGTCGCCACGATGGGCAGTCGGCGCCGGTTCGACGATCGGCTCCTGCGGTGGCTGCTGTCCGGGTCGGCCGTCCTCGTTCTCGCGGTCGCCTACCTCGGCCGCCGGACGGTCATGACGTACAGTCCCGCTCTCGACGGACTCTACGTCGCCCTCGCGGCCGTCCTCGCCGTCGCGTTCGGCGCCGGCATCTACCGAAGCCGGACCGCCGCGACGCGCTCGCCGTAA
- a CDS encoding M24 family metallopeptidase, with amino-acid sequence MGSDDKRERLEAVLESRDLDAVWFARPNSFAWLTGGSSVIDRESDAGVAAVGYDGDVRIVTNNIEAARIEAEELPDLEADAVSIEQYSWHASSLAEAISARVGDDERAAADVDVPGLERIDPSALRQPLTERDRERYRELGRETAAAVESVCRELRAEDTEHEVASALRVALSARDIEAPVCLVGGGERAQRYRHYTPTQAELGDYALLSVTAERHGLHASCTRTVAFDAPDWLEERHEAATRVEATALAATQEVAENGGTAGDVFGAVQDAYAAVGFEGEWEYHHQGGAAGFAGREWIATPDHEASVEVPMAYAWNPTVQGAKSEGTALVTADEIEPLTTTDNWPTITAEAVDRDVELERPAILTLEDE; translated from the coding sequence ATGGGCAGCGACGACAAGCGCGAGCGACTCGAGGCCGTCCTCGAGTCCCGCGATCTGGATGCGGTGTGGTTCGCACGGCCGAACTCCTTCGCCTGGCTGACGGGCGGCAGCAGCGTCATCGACCGCGAGAGCGACGCGGGCGTCGCGGCCGTCGGCTACGACGGCGACGTGCGGATCGTGACGAACAACATCGAAGCGGCTCGGATCGAGGCCGAAGAGTTGCCGGACCTCGAGGCCGACGCGGTCTCCATCGAACAGTATTCGTGGCACGCCTCCTCGCTCGCCGAGGCGATCTCGGCCCGCGTCGGCGACGACGAGCGCGCGGCCGCCGACGTCGACGTGCCGGGCCTCGAGCGGATCGATCCGAGCGCGCTCCGGCAGCCGCTGACCGAGCGCGACCGCGAACGGTACCGCGAACTGGGTCGAGAGACGGCCGCCGCCGTCGAGTCGGTCTGCCGGGAACTGCGCGCCGAGGACACCGAACACGAGGTCGCCTCGGCGCTGCGCGTGGCGCTCTCGGCGCGGGACATCGAAGCGCCGGTCTGTCTCGTCGGCGGCGGCGAGCGCGCCCAGCGGTACCGCCACTACACGCCGACGCAGGCCGAACTCGGCGACTACGCGCTGCTGTCGGTGACCGCCGAGCGCCACGGCCTCCACGCGAGTTGCACCCGGACGGTCGCCTTCGACGCGCCCGACTGGCTCGAGGAGCGCCACGAGGCCGCGACGCGGGTCGAGGCGACGGCGCTGGCGGCGACGCAGGAAGTCGCGGAGAACGGCGGCACCGCCGGCGACGTCTTCGGCGCGGTGCAGGACGCCTACGCCGCCGTCGGCTTCGAGGGCGAGTGGGAGTACCACCACCAGGGCGGCGCCGCCGGCTTCGCCGGTCGAGAGTGGATCGCGACGCCGGATCACGAGGCGTCCGTCGAAGTTCCGATGGCCTACGCCTGGAACCCGACGGTGCAGGGCGCGAAAAGCGAGGGCACCGCGCTCGTCACCGCCGACGAGATCGAGCCGCTGACGACGACCGACAACTGGCCGACGATCACCGCCGAGGCCGTCGACCGCGACGTCGAACTCGAGCGGCCGGCGATTCTGACGCTCGAGGACGAGTAA
- a CDS encoding helix-turn-helix domain-containing protein: MEPNDTDDHRDEGNEERRSLEDDIVADTGERGRNPTVEEVDQRIVDLLSWILDTETRAKIYVHLLANPGSTSEEVAKGTGLYPSTVREALAELHEEDRVTREKRASEGAGNNPYEYTAIQPSELVGGVVDQVQQELNTIFTLDRVLDRDEQEPEPAFEEDVEPVTITVDETAPFDEDETGGESESGTDLEFDDDETDIEISEPDEDDEDS; this comes from the coding sequence ATGGAACCGAACGATACCGACGACCACCGGGACGAGGGGAACGAGGAGCGCCGGTCGCTCGAGGACGACATCGTCGCCGACACGGGCGAGAGAGGGCGAAACCCGACGGTCGAGGAGGTCGACCAGCGGATCGTCGACCTGCTGTCGTGGATCCTCGACACCGAGACGCGGGCGAAGATCTACGTCCACCTGCTCGCGAATCCGGGCAGCACCTCCGAGGAGGTCGCGAAGGGGACCGGCCTCTACCCGAGTACGGTTCGGGAGGCCCTCGCGGAACTCCACGAGGAGGATCGGGTCACCCGCGAGAAGCGCGCGAGCGAGGGCGCCGGCAACAACCCCTACGAGTACACGGCGATCCAGCCGAGCGAACTCGTCGGCGGCGTCGTCGATCAGGTCCAGCAGGAACTGAACACGATCTTCACGCTGGATCGGGTCCTCGACCGCGACGAGCAAGAGCCCGAACCGGCATTCGAGGAGGACGTCGAACCGGTTACGATCACCGTCGACGAGACGGCGCCGTTCGACGAGGACGAAACGGGAGGCGAGTCGGAGTCGGGAACCGACCTCGAGTTCGACGACGACGAGACGGACATCGAGATTTCTGAGCCGGACGAAGACGACGAAGACTCGTAG